The DNA segment GTAGGGACAGAGATTTTGTGAGCAACCAAAGAAACTAGTTGACATCTATCTGGAAATGGAAGCAGCATATCAAATCTGTCTATCCAGTCCAATCCACTCGATAAACACCTCCCATTTTGACTTACCGATCCTCTCATGCTATTACCTCCAATTAAAGACATAAAACTATGAAAGTAAGAAGGCATGGAAAGAACCATGGTATGTAATTTTGAATGGTATCGCCTTGTACGGGTGATATGTACCGGTCTGATGACATATCGGTACATGGATCGGTCGCTACCAGACGAAACGTGCTACAGTGTTATAGTGCTACATTGTAGCAatactacagtactacagtaacaGTTAAAATCACTCAGTAATACAGTGCTCCACTGATCAAATTGactgttggagccctttctcatagtatttaaactccttctcccctatttcactccattacatttTCATATTctattaaactatctcaaactctttttttcttacaTTTGTACTATTCTAAATTTTACAAAATaatgatttgtgaattgaatcaagactaatttggaaagattaagaggaagaactttctaatcaagaggtatgtttatATAAGGACAATTCGTAATGGACTgaaatactattcttacctaatttacattgattttgctaaacttatgctattactatatttatttttaacttaaaaaccttatcctaacttttttttttattttcaaatattttcaGAGGGTTTtatacctaaattaggtgtatcgCTCGATACGCCCTGACGTACCGCTCGGCACacgataccgtaccgtaccgagctaacCTCGAAATATCGATACGGTatgatattgcataccttggaaAGAACAACAATGATAAAGACACTAGACAACCTTAGGATAAAAACTCTGCtataaaaattaaatctaatTCATTTAACAAAATAAAGGGAATACGGTGAGAATTCATTCGGAATCGTTATCAGCTGTCCTAAAGAATGATTCCGTCCCTTTGTGGAAACTTATGGTGGAATTCGTTCCCAAGGATAAGATCAGGTCGCTCCATTGCAAGTGAGACTAAACAAGTTGGTGCATTATCACGAGCACAAAAGGAACAACGAAGAAAAATTAAGAAACATCGTATATAAACtataaaaagagattttttttttattatagagagaatatatgtatatatatacgtatgtttTCCATTTAATTTTGTTTTCCATTGAGAAGATTTGTGGTGTCAGTGCTTTTTGTGTAGGAAGTCTTGGGTGATTTGAGTTTAGCAAAAAGTGATTATCTTACAATACATAATATATGGTCATGAGATTCGAATGTATATCCAGGTCGAGAAGTGGGGAGAGGAGGGGTTGGGATTTCCTCTTTGAGCCTTAATATTATTTATGTATTTTTTGATACATCATAAGAGACCTCCCAAAATGGTGATGATCTATCTATGTATCGAACCGATTATTATGGACCAATCTGGGCAAAATCGTAAACCTTGGTTTAAACAACTGTTTATGCTGAATTGAGAGCCTGAAAACGTCCATTTATTATAGACCAATACAAGTTTGGAATGTTTCAGTATATCTGGAGATTAGGAAGAAGGAAGACGAAGcaaggaaaaagagaagagaaatcaTACTAGATCTGATGGTGAACCATGAAAGGGGAGTGACAAACTATGTGAGCCGAAttccacaaaccctaaataaaaagggtaataagaattttaatagatAATATCAAAATCGAACCGGACCATCCAAATTGAGCCAGTCCATTTTCCGGTCGATGATCAAACCGCCATGCTGAACCGACAGGTTTCCCAAACCTGTTTATATATCTAtaaatattcttcttcttcttcactataaaaaagaataaattctaaatgattaatattagtcCTACTAGGGGCCAGTCTACTAGCATTTACTCTCAGGAGCAAGAAGAACAAATATTGATCTTTTGAGAAAGTATCTCATTACACTCAAAGAATACTGAGTGAGTGTAAATCAATTAGGCACAAAGAAGTCATCGTCTTCTTCTTAGACAAAGCAGATCGCAAGAGATGCAAAATATTCTTCCCATGACAtaaaagagcaaaaagaaaacacaaattaaagCACAAACTACATCAAAAATATCCAATAAGTGAGGTTCAATATCAACCATTGCCAATTCTATAGATGGCAATCATGTTGCATAACAATGTCACAAGAAAGATAATTAGAATTCAAAACACATCAGTCTCACAGTTGCTTCGTGCCACCGAAACCTATATTAAGGCTTTCGAGTTAGCTTTTCAAGACCTACAGCCCACACATGGCTAAAGATTTTGCAAGGAGTTAATCCAACATCAACTTCTACCCGATGAAGTTTACGGAAGAAGTTCTAGTTTCACATTGCAAGACGAGGATACAAACAGCTTCAAGCCACCGGATGAGAATTTGCTGTTGCATCCTTGAAAAGGAACCTCTGATGTCTTTCTCTAAAATGGAATCATGTCCTTGATCAAGACATAATTTAGAATATATTTTAAGGTTTGCAAGCTCACACAGGAAAGGAAGAAATGAATGCATATATTCTTTTCAGCATTAATCATGTAAATAGATAGTGCCCAATCCTTGGAAGCAACATTAAATGTCCACCTATCCTATTAAACTAACACATAAAAACCATCTAAATTAATGACAAGAAAACAAAACCAGAAACCTCACAGTTCATCATATTCAATAGCAGATTGAGTGTTCCACAAGAGGCAAGAGGTTCTACAGAACATTCATAAGCTAGGAGTTTGGTGCAACAGGATTTCTTATTCTTGGAATAATGAAGTGTTGCCTCATATTTTAAAATCCTTCAAGTGTCATATATAGTCTATGTTTCATCGTCTCAAACAAAATGTTACCTTGGTATAAGATCTGTTTTAGAACTGGCCTTTAGAACAATAGGGCAGCCAGTCCGTGGTTTCGCCTTCTTTTCCTTAGTTGAAATCCTAAACCTTTTCCTGTATAGTTTATAAAACATCATCTCCTTGCATTCTTATGGCCCTTTCGATGGATTATATCCACTGTGCTACCCCTACCAGTTGCCACAGCTTCATCCCATGATGTGACCTAGTTTAACAGAGTCTGTAAGTTCTTTCTTTATTGGCATATTATGAAAATAGTAGGAATGagtttataaatttaaatccataatATCACTAATTACTAGCCAGTTTGTATCTGTCTTCATCTGCTCTATAGTTTTCCATAAGTCAACACCCATAATGCAGGAATATCAATCAAAGAGAGCTGGGGGGAAGGATATCAAACTTCATTTTATGAATCAGACTTTGGAGGCTAATCTGATATGAAACAAATTTGCTAAAACCAGTCGACTAACCAATTTTACCATAACCTACTAAAGTGTGCTGTTTTCATATGGAATCGAGAGTAACTTTTATGTACATCAAAACTTGTAACTCTTGAAGTTCAACAAGAGGTTAGAAATGTCCAGCTACTCATACCTTGTTATTTTTGGAGAAAGGATAAAAAGTCTAGGTTGTGAAGAATAATACTGCAGCAGCACCAGGAAACATACTGCAGCCAAATGGATCTTGTGCCGGGCTAATAATGGCATGATCTAAAATGTATATCTGTCGATATAGTCAATGACATTGCTTTTTTAGCTGACTGAAGTTCCTACTTGTCACCAAGCAAATAAAGGGTTCATCTAAAATTATCCCAAGAAGAGAATCACACTGTTCATTCACAATGCCAGATAAATTTAGACCTATTCCTAAACACCCATATGATAATTTGAGCCAACCTTTCAGCATATCATTGCAATTGAATCTTTGAATTGCCACGGGCTTAATCTAACAGAACTTTAATGAatgttgagagaaaaaaataaaataaaatcaggcAATAGACAAGCCGTTGCCACTGATCTATGTAAGTCTGAAAACCTTCAACATGAACCACCATGATGGGATCCCACTGCATGGCAACAATGTTTTTTAGTTAGTTGACAATTTTGATAAATTGTACATGCATCCCAAATAAACTAGTATAGGAGGAGAATGTACCTTTCAGTGTCCGGCTTCATGAATTAGAACATTCATTTCCTAATAATGGTTCACATTGTAAGGTACTTCTTGAAATATCGATACCCTCAGTGCACATCCATAACACTAGGTCTACTCTGATAACAATCATCACATTCTAGCCCAGAAAACTAATTAGCCTAGTAACTTAATATAATTATGTGGTCCAAAATATATGAACCTGTCCCATTAGTAGCAAAGCCCCTTTAAGATTGCGTACCATCATAAGCTTCCTCCCACATCCAGCATCGCATTAATTGAGGCATCACATGTTTTAACACCAAAAAACAAACAAGCTACTCCAAAATATCGTCACAATCATAACAATTAACTGATTCAATTTTCCTAATGGACTAGCAGCCTGCTTTATGAACACTAGAGagatgataaaataaataattcaccTAATGAAGTATCATGTTCTAAGGTGGGGGTAAAGTAACACTCTTAAACCAACAAAAAAATGTTAATGATTGAGATATCTGCTTGCTTCTGTATGTTTACTTTTTAACTATAATGTACTAACACAACTCATATAAACTACGAAATTACATTATGGTAAAACAAGTCCTAGATACTGacctttggtatcagagcaacagcaTCGAGAAGCATCAACCATGAGTTGTAGCACAACTAATTTGTGAAATTGCTTGTACAAATGAAAAGCACTGAGGAGAAATAATAATCTTGGCGAACTGTTGCATCAAACTTTCACTAGTACAAACAGCCGCAAATCTTTATCCGTAAATACAAATGACATCATCCGGTGCCTTCAACCTCTACTTTGAATGCCCTGAGATCCAGAAACCATCCACTAAACCTGTCTCAGAATCTTCAGACCCGCAGCCAATTGCTCAGTAAAAGGAAGCACAACAGtatgatacatcattttcagatcgGAAAGAATCCATAGAAATCATTCTGAATTGGGGTCATGCATAGTGAAGTAATATTTGGCAAGAAGGAAGAAATGCGGAACAGTGACAGCAGAGCTCACACGTCATACGACTGTCTGTCAGCATGCAATCCAACCTGATAAAGCTCAAGTTGGTAGATAGCCCTAGGAAGCAATTCCCTTAGAGAGGGATCCTGCGCCAGTGGACTGCGGGCAACTGATTGAAGAGCCCCCAAGACCTTTGCACGTTCCAGAGCTTCACTCTTAGGAACGTGCAATGCCAAGTAGCTGAGAAGGATTACTGGCGGCAGCTGTGCCTTCTCTCCTGACCGGTGCAGCCGCATCAGCGCTGGCACCGCAGCGAACTCTATGATGGTTTTCGAGTGCTCCACGCAGAGGAAATTGTCTGGTTCAGCAAACTTCCCCAAAGCCCTGGCAGCTTCAGCCGCTACCTCTGGATTCCAATGTCCGAGCTGGAGCACGAGTGGGCTCAAAACCTTGGTCTCTTTTGCGGGAAAGGTTCTTGCCAAGCAGCCAATGGCCTTGATAGCTGCGATCTGAAGAACAATGCTGCTCCCCTGCTGCGCCACTCGAATGAGCTGCTCCACTACTGACTTGGCAGCTGGGGAGTTCATCTTGAAGGCTGAGCGCCGGAGATCCGCGTCAATTTCGGCTGCGGCTGCAATTTCCATCACGGCCATCATGCAGTGGTGCAGCAGCTCGCCTTTATCGAGCTCGATGATCTTGGACAGGCAGAGGAGGCCTTTGGTCTCGGTGATCTTGCGGCAGTTGGAAAGGCAGCCTTTGGCGAGCATCCAGAGAGCTTCGGCACAGGCGACCTTGAGCGCGAGCTTCACCTCGGGGCTCTCGTTTTCCCGGTCCTTGCGGTGGTGATGGTAGTAGTCCCGCAAAAGAGATGAgcttctgctgctgctactgctgccgTCGCCGCTAAGGCTGGAATTACCGGTGGATGGCACCCCCATTCCTTTAACGAGGGAGTGGATGCTCGAGGGCTTTTTTGGCGCCGGCCGGAGTTCGTCGAGGGGCACCTCGAAGGAGAGGATCGAGACGAGCGGTCGGACGGCGTTCTCCCGGGCGAACTCCTCCTGCGCATCGGGGTGGTGGGCGGCTAAGCGGGATACGAGGCCGGCGACCTGGGTCTGAAGGCGCATGGGGGAATCCGAGAGCACATGGACGATGACGGGCACGGCGAGCTCGCTGAGGATGACAGAGACGTTGTCGGCGGCGTTGGCGAGGTTGGAGAGAGCCACGGCCGCCGCGATCTGCGAGTCGACGGCGGGGCCGTCGCGGAGGAGAGCGAGGAGCGGCGGCACGCAACCCTCCTCAAGGATGATCTTCTTGTTGCGGTCGTTGTCGAGGGCGAGGGAGGCGAGGGCCTGGGCGGCGTGCGCGCGGTCGGCGGCGGACCGGGCGGGGGACTGGACGGTGGCGGCGTAGCTCCAGACCCAAGCGAGGATGGGGTCGGTGCTGGCGATGGGTGGCAGGCTGATGGCgaatccgccgccgccgccgccgtcttcGTCGGAGTAGATGGAGAGGAGCCAGCGGAGATCGGCGGCGGAGGCGTCGAGGAGGGCGAGGGCCTTGCGAAGGTCAGTGGAGCCGGTGGTGATGGTGACGACGCGGCGGAGGAGGCCggcgcggcggcagcggcggacgAGGGCGAGGACGCGGTCGAGGGTCTTGGAGGACTCCGCGAGGATGCGGCGAACGGGGCGGTCGTAGGAGGGGGCAGGCGCGGATGCGGCGACGCGGGTGACGGAGCGAAGCAGGCCGGCGAGGTGGTCCGCCTTCTTCCCCGCGTCGGTACACTCCCACTTGAACGACTCCGCCTCGCGGGCGGCCGTGGCCACCCGCTCGGCCAGTAGGATCGGCAGCGACAGCTCCCCCTCCTCCACTGTTCCctttgctcctcctcctccgccaccaccGCCTCCTCTCCCGCTGTTCATGGCCATCATCGTTCTATGTCTCTCGATCGTTCTCAAAGCGGGTGAAATAAATCCATGTTGAGTTACCCCTTCCAGACACGGAGGCGGGTCCCACCTTACACTCATTCCTTCTGAATCGGGTAAGTCTCAGCGTCTAACGAGGCCATGTCAGGTGCAGCTCGACTCCGTTCGCTCCCCCGTCTGCACCGCACTACTACGGGGTCCCAGCTGACTCTCACTCCTCCTCAATTGGGTAAATTTTGTGTGAAACAAGTCCATGTTTAAGTCCACCCTCGACTCCGTTCCGACGCCCGTCCTCGGTTAATGCCGTGTGGGTACGTCGTCCGTGGGTGTCAGAGAACCAAGGTAAGCGGGTCCCACCTATTTCTCTTCTTTTCAATAGGGTAAGAACGTGGGTGAATTAAATCCATGTAAGTTCAGCGTCGACTCTCTTCCCACCTTAATCTCCACCATCCTACCAAGGCGGTAAACGCCGGCCGGGTACGTCTTCCGTGGCTGTGGGAGAACCAAGAGAAGCGGGTCCCACCTATTTCAGTCCTTTTCAATCGGGTGATAAACGGGGTGACTCAAATCCATGTAAGTCCAGCGTCGGCTCCCTTCGCCACCCCAATCTCTACCATCCTACCACGGCGGCAAATACGGTGGGTCAGCGTACGTCTTCTGTGGCTGTGCGAAAGCGAAGTAGCACGGGTCCCACGGCCAGATGGAGACCAGTTTGTGCCGTGGCAGTCCGCGTACGGATAGGTATCATGAACAGCACGATAGAACGTTAGGAACGAAGACTGGCATGAGTAAAAGATGATAATGGCCACGTAAGACCATCTTAATTCATTGGACACGTGTACGACGACGAGGGGTTGGGTGGCATTTGTGGTGACGTCTTTGTTCCACCTGGAACATTCTTTTAATTAAAAGAACGGAGCGGGCAATTATTGTGATGACAGAATGGTGACGTCGGAGACAATCGTCTTGAAATTGGCATTTCACCTCCAACTTGTTCTCGACGGACGTGTGGAAGCATTGAAATTATGCAGTTGAGactcttcaattttgaagggaggTTAGGATACATCAGTGTGTTCGAtccattaaaataatataatataatattatatatacactACTATTGCAAGTTAAGTAAATTTTATGTACatgaattgaaaaataaatgcGGTGACACTTAAAACAAGTTAAGTTTGAGATTTTAtacattaataatatatatatactataaaaaaattttaaacttaAGATTATTAGGACCGTTTCAACACTAAGAAGATGGTGAATTAGTATTTTCGTAAAAATATCAGTTTGAAAATTTTCGTTGGATGAAAACCGATAACATAAGTGTGCTTGACTCAGAGTAAgtaaactaagcaattaactcagaaaGTAATAGCAAGAAGAGcagaacataaatgcaaaccaagtttatagtgattcgatcatCGCAATCTACGTTCACTCTTGATTAATCTTCCATTGAGGTCACTAatattcactaacgatcttttttcaatatgcaaagattaactatccttttacaactctttctactTTTGATAGACTataagagaacctttataaccctcttttacaagaaaATCCTCAACCTCCCTTGGAATAACCTTTAAGCTCAAGAAGGAATGACTCAACTTTATAACAAAGTTTTTACGCTCTAAAACACAAGTTTTCGTTCTATATTCTTGTTTTTCCCAAGCAGAAATTAGTGGGGTATATATAgactccaaatggcttcaaatattagagtcaaaatttaaatccccaggttttcgaggtactagcggtaccattgcttgtgttgggtggtatcattgcctacaac comes from the Musa acuminata AAA Group cultivar baxijiao chromosome BXJ2-8, Cavendish_Baxijiao_AAA, whole genome shotgun sequence genome and includes:
- the LOC103994741 gene encoding uncharacterized protein LOC103994741, with protein sequence MMAMNSGRGGGGGGGGGAKGTVEEGELSLPILLAERVATAAREAESFKWECTDAGKKADHLAGLLRSVTRVAASAPAPSYDRPVRRILAESSKTLDRVLALVRRCRRAGLLRRVVTITTGSTDLRKALALLDASAADLRWLLSIYSDEDGGGGGGFAISLPPIASTDPILAWVWSYAATVQSPARSAADRAHAAQALASLALDNDRNKKIILEEGCVPPLLALLRDGPAVDSQIAAAVALSNLANAADNVSVILSELAVPVIVHVLSDSPMRLQTQVAGLVSRLAAHHPDAQEEFARENAVRPLVSILSFEVPLDELRPAPKKPSSIHSLVKGMGVPSTGNSSLSGDGSSSSSRSSSLLRDYYHHHRKDRENESPEVKLALKVACAEALWMLAKGCLSNCRKITETKGLLCLSKIIELDKGELLHHCMMAVMEIAAAAEIDADLRRSAFKMNSPAAKSVVEQLIRVAQQGSSIVLQIAAIKAIGCLARTFPAKETKVLSPLVLQLGHWNPEVAAEAARALGKFAEPDNFLCVEHSKTIIEFAAVPALMRLHRSGEKAQLPPVILLSYLALHVPKSEALERAKVLGALQSVARSPLAQDPSLRELLPRAIYQLELYQVGLHADRQSYDV